In the genome of Anaerolineaceae bacterium oral taxon 439, the window GCTGGCGACGAACCCACTCTTCCCGTCGGTCGCGACCGAAAACCGGATCCGCTGGGCGGGGCTTGAGCCCGGAGATTTCGAATTCTATACCGCGTACGAAACGATCGGGTTAAGTAAACCGAACCCGAAGTATTACCTTGAAGTCGCGAACCGGATCGGGCTGGAGCCGAACGAATGCGCCATGGTTGGGAACGACGCGTTCGAAGACGGAATCGCCGGAACGGTCGGGATGCGCGTCTTCCTGCTGACGGATTGCCTGATCAATAAAGACAACCGCGATATTTCCGCGATCCCGCATGGCGGTTTCGAGCGGATGATGGAATGGGCCGAGCGGCTGAATCAGCCAGCCGCGGAATAATACAAACGGGGAGGAGAATTTTCACAGATGAAAAAGATCTTAGTCGCTTACTTTTCCGCAAGCGGCGTAACGCGCGCGGCCGCCGAAACGTTAGCGAAAGCGGCAGAGGCCGATCTCCTCGAAATCCGCCCTGAAACCCCGTACACGGACGCGGATCTGAACTGGAACGATCCGAAATCGCGGAGCACGGTTGAAATGAAAGACCGGGCGTTCCGACCGAAGATTGTCCCAATCGACGCGCAGATCGCCGAATATGACGTCGTTTTTCTGGGGTTCCCGATCTGGTGGTACGTTGCGCCGACGATTATCAATACCTTCCTGGAATCGTACGATTTCTCCGGGAAACGAATTATTCTGTTCGCGACCTCGGGCGGAAGCGGCTTCGGACGAACCGTCGTCGGGCTCAGGCCAAGCGTTTCCAGCGCCGCCTCGATCGAACCGGGACGGATCCTGAATCGGCGCGCGACCGTCGACGAGCTGCGCGAATGGATAAAATCGTTGAAGCTTTGAACGAATCCGTGAAGCCCGAACGCGCTGAATCGAAACGCGCGCTGCGAAAACGGGGAACGATATCCAAGCGAAAGGCCGCGCTCAGCAATCCAGTCGAGCGCGGCTTTCTTTAATTATTGCGTCACAGGTTCCCGCGAGTCGGTTCTCCGGCCGTTACAGTCCGAGAAAATCGATCGCGAAGAAATTCAGGATCGCCCCCTGCCAGATCCCTTTCTCGCCAGCCTCGGTCAGATACTCGACCTGCACGGTCGGGACGCTGAAATCGAGGGTAATCCCCTGAAGCTCGGGGGCTTCCCCGCCGTCGGCGCAGCTGTCAATTTCCTGCCGGGACGTCAGGATCGTCGGACTCTCGGAACCGCCGGCGCCGAAATCGGCGAATTCGCCGTTAACGTATTTCCCCGTCAGCCGATAATCCTCATTCATCCGCTCCGCATACGGTTCGATCTCGACGATCGAGTCGAAACGCGTCTTGCAGCTTTCCGTGCTCAGGTTCGCGATTTTAAAGCTCATTGACGATTTCGTCCGGATATTCGTCGCCAGCGCCAGATTTCCTTCCATCGTCAGATCGGTTTTCGCCGCGCCGTCTTCGCCGTAAAAACTGATCATCAATGGCGAATGATACGCTGCGCCCCAGCCGACCGGGGCTGAAACCGGTTCGTCAGGCATTGGCGCGATCGAGCGGAACCCCGTCATGCGCGAAACGAGGCTGACGCGAATAACCTCCGCGTTCGCGGGAATCGACGACCTGTCCCATTCCGCGCGGTACGCCAGCTCGTCGCAGTCGACCGCGTCCGCCGCCGAATCCGCGTCAATAAATCCGTTCATGACCGGCAGCGCGCATGATTTTTCCGCCGCGCCTGCCCCGATATGGAGATCGAACGATACCGACCCGGCCTCGCCAAGCTCGAAGTTTTCAAGCCTGAAGACCGCCTGATCGGCGACCTGCGCCGTCAGGAACGGCGGCTCAAACATCAGTCCGCCGCCGCCAAGCTCCTGCGCGAATGCGTACCCTGCCGTGCTGAACGCAAGCGCAAGACAAACAATCAGGATTATTCTTTTATACATTTTTCCTCCTATACATATACATATACATATACATATACATATGCATATGCATATACATATACATATACATATACATATACATATACACATAGAGAGTGTAGCGCTGTTACCAAATGCTGTCAATACCGCGTCGTCAATGATCCGACCTGTTCCGCTCCGCGAATCATCCCTTGACCGCGCCGGAAGTCACGCCGGCGACGATATACTTTTGCAGGAAGACATAGAGAACCAGAATCGGCAGCATCGCCAACAGCAGCGCCGCCATGACCAGCCCGATATCCGTCGAATACGTTCCGTAGAACGCCTGCGTTGCAATAGGCAGCGTATACAGCTCCTTCCGGCCAAGAACGAGACTGGGGAGAAGGTAGTCGTTCCAAAACGCCATTGCGTTAATAATCGCCACGGTCGCGATCGTCGGTTTCAGCAGCGGAAAAACGATCCGCCAGAACGTCTGCCACCGGGTACAGCCGTCGATCTCCGCCGCCTCCTCAAGTCCGAGCGGAATATTCGTCCGGATCGCCCTTTCGAACATGAACGTCGCCATGGAAACGGAAAAACCGATATGCATCAGGATCAAAGTCAGTCGGCTATTCAATACATTAAAAATTCCGCCGTAAACCGACACGATCGGGACCATCAGGACCTGAAACGGAATAATCATGGACGCGATCATGAGCGCAAATAAGATCGTCGTCGCCTTCCATTTGTTCCGCGAAATAACGAACGCCGCCATCGCCGAAACCAGGATCGTCAGGATCGTCGCGCTGATCGTAATCGTCAGCGAATTCCCGAATACATGCCAGAAATTCATCCGCCGCATCGCATTGGGAAAATTCAGAAGCGTAAATCCATGCGCGCCGATCAGCGCCAGCG includes:
- a CDS encoding flavodoxin (An electron-transfer protein; flavodoxin binds one FMN molecule, which serves as a redox-active prosthetic group), whose translation is MKKILVAYFSASGVTRAAAETLAKAAEADLLEIRPETPYTDADLNWNDPKSRSTVEMKDRAFRPKIVPIDAQIAEYDVVFLGFPIWWYVAPTIINTFLESYDFSGKRIILFATSGGSGFGRTVVGLRPSVSSAASIEPGRILNRRATVDELREWIKSLKL
- a CDS encoding sugar ABC transporter permease, with the translated sequence MTDSEKALRRKHITHGIMIAILIIVFLMFIFPFFLVIINVFKTKGDINSNPLALIGAHGFTLLNFPNAMRRMNFWHVFGNSLTITISATILTILVSAMAAFVISRNKWKATTILFALMIASMIIPFQVLMVPIVSVYGGIFNVLNSRLTLILMHIGFSVSMATFMFERAIRTNIPLGLEEAAEIDGCTRWQTFWRIVFPLLKPTIATVAIINAMAFWNDYLLPSLVLGRKELYTLPIATQAFYGTYSTDIGLVMAALLLAMLPILVLYVFLQKYIVAGVTSGAVKG